The DNA window CAGACGTCCATCTATACTCCATAACCGTTTATCCTGTAGAGGGTCATGAAGAGCCTGCAGCTTATCCCAGGGACAGGCACAAGGCAGCGGACACCTTGGACAGAATTCCAGTCCGTTGTAAGTTATACATTCTCACTCTCAAACTGTAGGCCAGTGTTTCTTAATCTGACCCTTGGGGGACCCCAGCCAATCCACGTATGATCTGGCAGCGAGCTGGGAGGGGCCAGAAACGTGGACCGActtggcgggggtgggggggggaggtaggggggggggggggatttggggtccccgaagactgggttgggaaacactgctgtaggcaATATAGGAGGAAATCTCTACAAATAGGGGCAAGCAAATGCTtgggggaccccccccccccaaccgctcATAGGGTCGGTGTTAAAAGAAGCATCGAAAACCACATTACAAGATGCTAAAGACAGGGCTTTAACTGTGAGCAAATCAATGCAGTAAGGCTTTCGCTTAGCTCGAGGAGGTCCAGCACAAACAGCACCCATAGTTTGTAGAGGCTGACAGGCTGCCATCCATTCAGTGTGTCCGATCTAATGTCAGGGTGACACGATCTTCTGTGTGAAATATCCCATTCGCTTCACAGCTGGGCTGACAGGAAgtgtcccggggggggggggggcacattacCCTCGGTGTCACATGACAGTCACTTGTCACTGCTGAAGCCGCAAAGCTGTGTCTCATTCTGCGTGGGTGAGTGTGGGGGTCGCCCGGCCCCGTCTGACGGCTCTGACCCCACCTGCCTGTCCAGAGCTCCTCCCATTTGTGAGACACAAGAAAACCTGCCTAAACCCCCCCACGGAAAAACACCGAGCTGCAGTCTCACAAAATCCCAGCCAAACCATTTCTTTTAAATACTGCACATTTTTCCGGCTCAGGTAATTGTTCTTCATGCAGGTGATCTGTGAATGTTTCCATTACAGGAATGTTCCATATCTGACTTCACAAGACTAATTAGAATATGATTTGTAGTTATACCATCTTCCTACTGCGGCATCCAGGTGCTGAAAACTGTCACTCAAACAATGTCTGCCTCATGGTCCAGTCCTGCATGGATTCTTTGCATAAACAATACAAATCAGACACTTAAGAATCATGCAATACTGCATGTTCCTGAACCATCACATTGGAATCCCAGGCCGTAACGTATGACATTCTCTGCATTGTTACTGTGTATTACAGTTTAAGTGTATTTTATACCGTATAaatgtgtctgtctatctatctgtccatGGTACAATGCAATTATATTACTGAGTAATAGATATATTGAATAAAAACTGTCAGAAATGTTTTAGACTGACTGAGAAAGACAGATTTATTGATTGATTACAGGAACATGACACGATGATATCTCactgaaacacacaaaacacagtgTAATGTTCGCATACTAACAAAATCAATCATGGGGTTGCTTATATATAATTGTTACAATTTAAGAAAGCAAAACAAAGAAGTTTGTGCAGTGGATTGATGGGTAACATTCTGGCCTCAAACCCCAAAGTTGCGGGTTCAACGCCTGTCCCCACTTATGGAGATCAATGCATATTAAtcttcattgttttatttttgttttatttatgtgatGTGTTTTGTTATGTGTCTTCCAGCAGTTCTTCCTCCTAATTGGCTTTCTTGCAAAATGAAGGTGGGATGAAGACATTGGGGTCTTCGATTCCATAAACGAAGTCGAGGTAACTGGAGGTGGAAGAAAAGGAGGTCAGGATGCAGCACGATGTCACTCACGCCGTCTGCAACCGTGCAACATCCTGAACCGCACGATGACACTCACGATGACTGGAACCGCGCAACATCCTGAACCTCAAGATGACACTCATGCCGTCTGCAACCGTGCAACATCCTGAACCGCACGATGACACTCACGCCGACTGCAACCGTGCAACATCCTGAACCGCACGATGACACTCACGACGACTGCAACCGCGCAACATCCTGAACCTCAAGATGACACTCATGCCGTCTGCAACCGTGCAACATCCTGAACCTCAAGATGACACTCATGCCGTCTGCAACCGTGCAACATCCTGAACCGCACGATGACACTCACGATGACTGGAACCGCGCAACATCCTGAACCTCAAGATGACACTCACGCAGACTGCAACTGTGCAACATCCTGAACCGCACGATGACACTCACGACGACTGGAACCGGGCAACATCCTGAACCTCATGATGACACTCACGACGACTGCAACCGCGCAACATCCTGAACCTCATGATGACACTCACGCAGACTGCAACCGCGCAACATCCTGAACCGCACGATGACACTCACGACGACTGGAACCGGGCAACATCCTGAACCTCATGATGACACTCACGACGACTGCAACCGCGCAACATCCTGAACCTCATGATGACACTCACGACGACTGGAACCGGGCAACATCCTGAACCGCACGATGACACTCACGACGACTGGAACCGGGCAACATCCTGAACCTCATGATGACACTCACGCAGACTGCAACCGCGCAACATCCTGAACCGCCAACCCTCTGGCCCAGCAATGCGACATTTTACACTGACACAGTTATTCGAGAAACATTCTGTTACAGTTattgtggtccccacaatgtaatataaacctaattcacacacacacacacatcaattTGTCTTTAGAGGATATTTCCAAGACTAACCAGATTACCAGTAGATAAATACTTCAAGGACCCTGAAAGCTATTTAAAAAGGTATGACACAGAATCAGACACGCAGGCTCACTTACGCAGCTACCAGAGTGCCGACTGGTTTTATGCTGAATACGCTGCTGACAGGAAGGCATCCGGTGTTTGTGGTGGTTATGTAGTATGGACCTGGAGGGAAGATTCACACTCATATGACTACAGCCCAGTTAAATGTAATGTAACGGTGACCATGATTTAGATCATTCACATACAGAAATATAATTtgctgataataataataataataataataataataataataataataataataataagaagaagaagaagaagaagaagaagaatgagACTTGCATTGGCTCCAGTGGGACATTCTGtattcgccccccccccccccccccgcccccatcttACTttctgtgacacacacacacacagacacagacacacacagacacagaccaacacagacacacacagacacagaccaacacagacacacacagacacagaccaacacagacacacacagacacagtcacagacacaggtgCCAGCACCCTGAGCAGTAACAGAAGATGAAAAGAGAGCAGGTCCACCTTTGATCATCGGGTGGGTTCCAGTCCAGACGTCCACCAGCACTCCTTCCCCAGGGAGAGAAGATCCGATGTACGCCTGATTCACATACTGGGCCTTGGGCGGGAGCTCCATAGGGTGCAGGTCCACTTCGAGCGGCAGGGAGACGCAGGTGGAGTTGGCGTATGAGATCATATACATGACTTTCTGAGGAGAGAGACGGGTTCATTGCCGTGGGCTGGTTCCTCTAGCAGCACCTTGGACCGTTCGCCTGTGAACGTTACTGTGCAGCTATGTGTGGAAGTCAAACCTCAGAGAAGAGCATCAGAACATCCTCAAACACGGTTAAGCCGTTTCCATAAACCCCCTCCCTCAAGTAGAACCGTCGGCCGGGTAGATCACTGGAGAATGATCCAAGGATGTTCATGTTTTCCTGGCTGATGACctggaaaagtaaaaacaagGTAAGCAGTGGAGGTGCTTCTCACATAGAAGCTTTTCTTCAAGTAACTGAACAATAGGAAAAGAAGCAGGTTCTAACACGGGCAGCTAAACTCACCGAAACCCAGTATGGAAATTATGATTAGGATGAAGAACAGATACTCACAGCAGAAAATGTCCCTTGAAGGAGAGGCGGAGGTTCTGGGGAAAAGGGTGGTTTAGCAGCTGGGGTTAGCATGAAGAGGGCTAGGCTGGGTTTAGGCTAATCTAAGCATTTAACTGTCTCCAGAAATACATTACTGGGGCAACAAGTAAAGTGACTTCAGAGCTAAAATGCTCAGTAACTTAAGGGTCTAAAACTCAAAATCTGCATCCCTAGAAATTTTATCTGCCCAGCACTGTATCAGCACCAACTCAGGAACAGAATCCAATGGACTCTTCTCATGCAGCAGCCACAGggaacacattaaataaaatacacacaagATATTACTTTAGAATACAGATaagctatttttttttaggTTACAGTTCCTAAAAACGATGACAGAATTCAACCTTGTGACACAATCTTAACTGGTTTCCGGTCCTCGTAGCCTGGTGAGTCTACCTGAAGACTTCAGTCCTGGTTTGAATTATTCTTTAATACAACCTGCTCTCTCCATGATCGGTTTAATTGGAGCAAAGTTACCCATTCCAGTCTACCAGAACCAGACTTACAAATAACTTCTCTAATCTATTTCATGGAACAGTTACTTCAAGCCTAAATGCACCAATAATCCATGTTTTTAAGCAgagataaatataaaaattagtCTTACGACAAGGTTCTTTAGCCAAGACATTCAGAGCCAGGAAAAGGGAGATTGAGATCGTAAGGAGAACCTTCATCTTGTTACGcagtaaatatttaaatgctgCTAAAGTCCAGCTCTGTCCAGTTACTACCTCTGCTAGATGAGCATATATTTATACTatgggaccgttgaatgcttgaatctgattggctgccgaacgttctgaggtgtgcaattattttcagggaaacgcacggtgAACGTAGTTctaggcagctctcttgaccgcattacagttccatatcactgcGCTTCgtggccgcatcaccacctcgggtgtgcattatttttctaataattcaacggcccttcgtcaattattccttacatatatatgtacacacacactaacCAGCCAATATATGACATAATCATTCCTTCATTTGTCTTGTGcaatataccccccccccctttgtcaAACGCAGTCCAAAAGTCAAGCTTTCGTTAAAAGTCATGTGCTGTTTGAGTTTAAACAACATTTCTCTTTGTTAGAAATATGAAGATAATGACGGCCATTTAAGTAAGACTCAAGGTCACCCTCATAATGGAGCCAATGGCTGTTATCAGGACCGTGCTTGCGAAACGTGGAAAGGTAAGATGAAGGTGGGCAGCACGTCACTGAGAGACTGAAACACAAGATGATGAATGTACCTTTGAATGATCGCTAATCACATGTTaacattagaaaaaaaatccaaggcAGCTGTGCTTGGTGGTACAGACTCCAGTTTCTCTGTGACCCTATACTGCAGCGTTTACCAGTCCGGTCcgcggggacccacagccggtcctcTGCGTGTACAAGAGAACCAGATAGGGAACACAGGGCTGACTTTGGAGCTGGCAGGAAGCACGGAGAGAGCAAAAAtctggaccgtctgtgggtccccgtgGACCGGGTTCGGAGGTACTGCTGTACCGGATGAACAGATGGCTGTATATTGAACATTGACTTCAATGACCACCTTCTTTATGCTTTCTACATGCTGCTAGTTGACCTCGCCTGAAACCTTCAGAGAGGTAGTAATATTCATTCTATATCTACCTCCTGCATTTTCCGATATTTCACAGCTTGCTGGTACTTTAGGTTGAAGATGATATTCTGCCCGGAAACTTATAGGTAACTGGATAACCGATAGACTTGACACCGTCAAGCGCAGAAATCTCTCCGGGGGTCTCGTAAATCTCTCCGAGGGTCTCGTAAATTGTTCCCGGTTCCGCAACTTGTTGAAACAACACAGTTAGAGAATAGAGAGGGTGTGGATGGACGTGACACGTGCAGAGAGCCGGAAGCTGAGCTCTTAGCACCTGTTGACTCCTGTGCTTCACACTGGCTCACGCTTCACAGCAGCCAAATTAATCTCACAAAATATAACACCAGCAGGTGATGACAACTGAAGCCAGATTGTGACTGATGGATTATATCAAGCCTCTGGCAAATATTTGATGTTGCGGTACAATGCGGCTTGGAGTCAGCTGGATGGGCTCCTTCACAATGGGCTCCCACCCACTTCGCCCCCATAGAAACGCAACCAGCACACAATCAATCACTTAGCTGCCGAACATTTGATTTGAATAACATTAAGTTCTACTTGTTGCGCAAATTACCTTATGCAATGGATGCACCTTTTAGCTGTTGGAAAAATGCTTAGTTTTACCATTGGATACAGTGCCGGACTATTGAATGATTAGATACTGATCTAACATGACATAGTACTTATCTGGCACAGTGATGGTTGGTTTCGGTGACATTTGTGTTCGATATCTTATGTAATACTTGTCTTTCCCTGTATTGAACTGTATTTGATGATTTTTGAGTCAAGGTGACCCTCTACCAGTCCCGTATGGTAAAGCATGCTTGACACACAGAGGTTTAATATCACAGGTGGTACTTTCTTAATGGAGGAAGGGCACAAAAGTGCTTAATGATCCAAGTATAACGTGGGAAATTCACTACTGGCTTCACCtgctgcatgctgggatatcATGTGGAAAGCAAAGCCTGACTTCCGGGCTGCGGTGCAAATTCTTTTGTGCAGCTGACAGCTGATGTTGTAGTTAATCTTATTTGCTTGTTAAGGCGACCATCATGCTCATGTTAATCAGTGGTGATGTGCCGGAAATCGATAGCGAGATGATAATAGATCAGCAACCAAGGGAGGTCACAGGTCTTTGTTTTGTGGGATAAAACCTACACAACGcgtgtagtttgcatgttctgtccATGTCGTGTgagcttcctcccacagtccaaagacacgcagGTAGGCATCTCTGAATACTGAACGTCTTCATTCTAAAGCTATTTCAGAATATACTGAACGTCTTCATTCTAAAGCTATTTCAGCATACACTGAACGTCTTCATTCTAAAGCTATTTCAGCATATACTGAACGTCTTCATTCTAAAGCTATTTCAGCATACACTGAACGTCTTCATTCTAAAGCTATTTCAGCATATACTGAACGTCTTCATTCTAAAGCTATTTCAGCATATACTGAACGTCTTCATTCACACCCCTCTCCGGATTTCTACCTTTCAACAATAAGATCCCAACGATTTTGCAGCATCTCTATCCCAGACTCTGATTATCCCAGCACCATTCGTCCAAGAATCCTTCAGGATAATCCAGCAGGAACAGCTGACTTTATTTACGGCTAATCAGAACCACTTCAGCATCTGCTAGGTGAGGAAAATGACCTTTTTAAGTGATTTTCAGTTTAAGCGCTTCAATCAGAGCACAGCTATAACTCCCATTGTAAAGGCCGTGCGTATTTCATATAAGTGAGGAACTGGAGGTTTTTATGTTTAATATTCTTCCCAAGTCATCTTTGTTATTAAAgataaaaatgtctgctgtgGTTTGTGTTCATTGCAGCAAAAGTTTGAATTTTCAGTATGGATGTGCAggctttccatccatccatccatccatccatccatctatctatgcTCTTCCCTTATTTAGGCTTAAGTCCCACCCCCAGATATAAGGATATAAATTCTTCCCCACTCTGGATAACTAAAGATATTCAATCGATGAGAATAAATAAAGCCGTCACGTTGGATATGAACTATTCCAGGCATCACATTCATACACAGATGGCCACCGTGCGTCTCAATCAGTGGAGAGGGGCAGCTTTCGCAACCTGTTTGCAGCGCCGgtgtgttccccccccccccccccctgtatcAGGTGCGGTCTGATAAGGGAGGGAGGTGACTTCTGCCAAGAAAAAGGTTGAAGCCGACGGCTTGGATAAACATAGAGGAGCGCAGGGACTCGCTCACTGTCCAGGGGAGCGTTTGGCAGAGTGACCCCGGCGGACGGCGTTGATGTGTCAGCGAGTGTGATCGCGACCTGCTGTCTCCGTTTATCTGTGACCTGCAGTCACACAGGAAAGCGGTGCCTCAATCCAGCCAATCCTCTCCTTGGATCAGTAGGTTAAACCATGACTTTTTGCGGAAAGCTACAATCAACACTTTCACTAGGAGGACGGGCGCTAAGTCAGTGATGTTGTCTGGTCAAAGATTCTGCCAGTGTTTACACTGGTATTCCGGTACTCTCCCACGGTCTGGAAATCTGATTTACACAAAAAGCTCAATGTGTCATTCTGTTTGTGGTTGTTTGCACGTCAGACCCCTCCAATGCACGGGCATCCTTTTGAAGATCTACCTTGCTTTATGCCTCCCTGTACTGGTTTGGGTCCTTCTGATGGAGCAGGATTTAAAACTTAAATTGATAAATGGGTGGACATTCTCATTACGTGAAAGGGGGTGCCTGAATTTGCCGCTCGTGGGAGTTTAACCTatagaaaaatgttctgagggcagaatgaaaaatgattagGTCAGAgatataaccaatcagattgtagaggaggtgggaccaaccaatcagatgtcttgaaATTTCAGTGTGGATGTGTAGACTTTTCATCCATCCACCAGATGGTGGCAACAGTAGCCCACGTCCTCTGAAAGAAACCACCAAGCGATCAAGAGTTTGCTCAGATGTACGAATGGATCTGGATACGTGTGAAGCTCTGTTCCCTAATATAAACCTGGACAGCATCCTGCTGTGTTTGTTCAGGCCCTGGTTAAGTGTGCAACTGGTGATAATCAGATAAACCACTGATCCTAGAAGGGAGCATAATGCTGCTTGTTGTTTGTTCGGCTAGTTTTCCTCTTTGATTTGCTGATGTTGATTAATGGTTTCCATTTACCATTGTTAAAAGCCTTTGTCCAAGTGATGCCCATTTGAATAAATAAGAGAAGAAATCTGGATTCCTTTCATTTCGATTTCAGGATAAACAACTTCAATACGGCTGTCCTGCTATCCTAATCAACAGGTGGCTTGTAGATTGGGGATACGTGAGAGTGAAATGTAAATAATTGATTCACCATATGCTGTAAACAGTATAATATTTGCAACTGAATAACACTGTAAGGATGGTAGAAAGCTTGGATCTCTGGGGGGTAAATTCAGGTGACACTCTTAGCAGGCCTACTTCTGTATTCTGCTCCCCTTCTGTTCCCTGTCAGGAGGCCTACTTCCGTATTCCGCTCCCCTTCTGTTCCCTCTCAGCAGGCCTACTTCCGTATTCCGCTCCCCTTCTGTTCCTTCTCAGCAGGCCTACTTCCATATTCCACTCCCCTTCTGTTCCCTCTCAGCAGGCCTACTTCCGTATTCCGCACTTTTGAGGTGCCAGCTTGGTCTTACTCCCTTTCTGTGAGCTCCAAAGTCAGCCCTGTGTTCTCTAGCTGGTTCACCTTTGTGAAGCGCTATCTCCCATTTGAATTTTGAAGCTCATCACCACAAATAAAGTCTCATTCCTTCCTTAATCTCCAAAAATTGGACAAATCACCTCATTACTCATAGCCTCCCCAGTCACAATTTCCACACGGTGAAAGTTAAGCATAGGCCTCCTCTGATGTATGTGCACTGAGCTGCCTCATTCTAAGTTAGCGCATTAATCAGTGTGTGAATTGCATTCATTAGTTTGTAAATAAGAACTGTTAAACAGGGCCAGACATAACCCATGTGGTGTAACCGGAATgcccattttcacttgaatggTGTGCGGTTTGCCGCCTATATCACCtaaagcagcgtttcccaatctgttccttggggacccacagacagtccatgtttttgctccctcccagctcccggcctgtggggacccacagacagtccacgtttttgctccctcccggctcccggcctgtggggacccacagacagtccacgtttttgctccctcccagctcccggcctttggggacccacagacagtccatgtttttgctccctcccagctcccggcctgtggtgacccacagacagtccctCCCagtttgctccctcccagttggGGGCTGGAGTGTCTGTGGGCCCtggaggactggattgggaaacactggcctatTGGACTGACGGGCCCAGCCACTAAAATTAAGAACAAATTTCACACCCCAGCTGCCATCCAATTACCTAGGCAGCCTAGGGCATAAGGTGGGGGTGCACCCTgactgggatgccagtccatcacaggacaccggctggggttcaccctgactgggatgccagtccatcacagggcaccggctggggttcaccctggctgggatgccagtctgtcactgGACACACACTATATGGGCAATTTACAGAAACCCCACAACCCTGGATGCATGACGCCACAACACTAACCACTGCACAACCGTGACCATCGAATTTGAGACATCAAAAGCTTTGAAGACATTCAAATCCATTTATTTTTTCCGGCACCTTCCCTTTCATCTCAGCCAACTGAAAATGCAGAAAAGTCAGGAACGGCTGAAAGGAAATAAACAGCGAAGCAGTGACTGAAGGCTGAATTTAAAGGCTCCTCTGACTACCTGGGTGATATACTTCTGTTAATTACCTTCACTCCCTCTCTCTATCTCACTCTCTCTACAGATATGGAGTTTCTATCAATGATCTATGACTTTGCCCATACATAAAATAGGGATGGAGAGGCAATAGAGAGAGAATGTCATATTTGCAGCCTGCCAGGACTGGAATTACACAGTGTTCTGCACTAGCGGAGTAATAATAAGACACTTAAGGGCATATGGGCAGCAAGGCATTCTGGGAATAGACAGGTGATTGTAGCATAGAAGCGAAGACACTTTGACGCCCACAGTAAAGTCTGCCAGGCAACAGCATCAATACCCATCCCATAATTGGCTGATTTAAGTAAACCTCCTCAAATGCCCACACTATATTACTGCCCAGTGAAAAGCAATCCAGTTGGCTAACACCGCGATGGGGAGGAGTTATTTTGCATCAGTACACAGCTGGAGTCTAGAAGCCATTAACCTGAGCGCTTGGTACTTGGAAACGCCAAATTGTGGACACAGCACTCCAGGCTGAATACTGAAAGACAAAAGGTGGCAACAGCAACGTTAAGGTACCAAAAGGTGGCAACAGATAAACAGCGACGTTAAGGTACAGTAAGAAGACGGGGGGATAAGGGGAGAATTCCGTTCATCTCCCAGCAGCTACGTTGTAATCCCCTTAAGCAAAATAATCTTATTTGCTCCAGTAAGATCTACAGCTGTAAAATAAGCAAAATTGTAAGCTAATTGTCAGCTATTATTAGCTGAGAAAGCTACTAATAGGGTTTTGGGACTTTTTGGGCATTGTTTTCACAGAATAATGACAAGAAcatgatatttttttcaatcaaacagctccTTACCGGTTTCTCCCCTTGCCCAATCAAACAGCTCCTTACAGGTTTCTCCCCTTACCCAATCAAACAGCTTCTTACGGGTTTCTCCCCTTGCCCAATCAAACAGCTCCTTACAGGTTTCTCCCCTTACCCAATCAAACAGCTCCTTACGGATTTCTCCCCATACCCAATCAAACAGCTCCTTACAGGTTTCTCCCCTTACCCAATCAAACAGCTCCTTATGGGTTTCTCCCCTTACCCAATCAAACAGCTCCTTACGGGTTTCTCCCCTTACCCAATCAAACAGCTCCTTAAGGGTTTCTCCCCTTACCCAATCAAACAGCTCCTTACGGGTTTCTC is part of the Paramormyrops kingsleyae isolate MSU_618 chromosome 25, PKINGS_0.4, whole genome shotgun sequence genome and encodes:
- the LOC111855386 gene encoding ependymin-like isoform X1; the protein is MKVLLTISISLFLALNVLAKEPCQPPPLLQGTFSAVISQENMNILGSFSSDLPGRRFYLREGVYGNGLTVFEDVLMLFSEKVMYMISYANSTCVSLPLEVDLHPMELPPKAQYVNQAYIGSSLPGEGVLVDVWTGTHPMIKGPYYITTTNTGCLPVSSVFSIKPVGTLVAAYLDFVYGIEDPNVFIPPSFCKKAN
- the LOC111855386 gene encoding ependymin-like isoform X2 — protein: MPCHFLSLIRTRRGPRDIAQVISQENMNILGSFSSDLPGRRFYLREGVYGNGLTVFEDVLMLFSEKVMYMISYANSTCVSLPLEVDLHPMELPPKAQYVNQAYIGSSLPGEGVLVDVWTGTHPMIKGPYYITTTNTGCLPVSSVFSIKPVGTLVAAYLDFVYGIEDPNVFIPPSFCKKAN